A single genomic interval of Mauremys reevesii isolate NIE-2019 linkage group 24, ASM1616193v1, whole genome shotgun sequence harbors:
- the LOC120390463 gene encoding phospholipase A2 inhibitor and Ly6/PLAUR domain-containing protein-like — translation MDVRLVLCLLWALLATASARPSSCYHRLPGESSQGERTCRFWEDSCIAAQEVNTVGGVVQRGVFQSCTNSRFSLEGDLDFEFAEGVYVRVHSEICRETNCNTGEIKERSRLSLKPNGRQCPSCYVLGSHRCLQNDVLHCQGAANQCVDVVGTASENDVEIPFAGRGCATKDVAKIKAGMGLVSGLYIYQIKSIQLSPAPRVENVDGF, via the exons ATGGACGTTCGTCTTGTCTTGTGCCTCCTCTGGGCTCTCCTAGCTACGGCCAGCG CACGTCCTTCCAGCTGTTACCACAGACTCCCCGGGGAAAGCAGCCAAGGAGAGAGGACATGCAGGTTTTGGGAAGATTCTTGCATCGCTGCTCAGGAAGTGAACACCGTCG GGGGCGTGGTGCAGAGGGGCGTCTTCCAGTCGTGCACCAACAGCCGGTTCAGCCTGGAGGGCGACCTGGACTTTGAGTTTGCGGAAGGCGTCTACGTGAGGGTCCACTCCGAGATCTGCAGAGAGACCAACTGCAACACGGGGGAGATAAAGGAAC GCTCCAGACTCAGCCTGAAGCCCAACGGGAGACAGTGCCCCTCGTGCTATGTCCTGGGATCCCACCGCTGCCTCCAGAACGACGTCCTGCACTGCCAGGGGGCCGCCAACCAGTGCGTCGACGTCGTGGGGACGGCATCAGAGA ACGACGTCGAAATCCCTTTCGCAGGAAGAGGATGCGCCACCAAGGATGTGGCCAAGATCAAAGCCGGGATGGGCCTGGTGTCGGGTTTATACATCTATCAAATCAAGAGCATCCAGTTAAGCCCGGCCCCCAGGGTGGAGAACGTGGACGGCTTCTGA
- the LOC120390649 gene encoding phospholipase A2 inhibitor and Ly6/PLAUR domain-containing protein-like produces MAAHLALCLLSALLATGGCLKCERCSSADRACTGEPQDCAPSQTSCLILTSETRVGKEQKLGTYKGCTENKFCPPRSSSLSSAFGLRVRSAAKCCQRDLCNRGAVRLPRAQPKPSGLQCPGCLSDGTECQANETVSCLGAENHCVYFAGSITTGTRNYTYAVRGCATKSTCVSKVGVYKLPGVFTDIVITSECSPAPTPGPKQST; encoded by the exons ATGGCGGCCCACCTGGCCCTCTGCCTGCTGTCGGCACTGCTGGCTACGG gtGGCTGCCTGAAGTGCGAACGCTGCAGCAGCGCTGACCGGGCGTGCACTGGAGAGCCGCAGGACTGCGCGCCCTCCCAGACCTCCTGCCTCATCCTCACCTCGGAGACCAGAGTCG ggaaggagcagaagCTGGGCACCTACAAGGGCTGCACCGAGAACAAGTTCTGCCCCCCGCGCTCCTCCAGCCTCAGCTCCGCCTTCGGCCTGCGTGTGCGGAGCGCTGCCAAGTGCTGCCAGCGGGACCTGTGCAACAGGGGGGCCGTGAGGT TGCCACGGGCCCAGCCCAAACCCAGCGGGCTGCAGTGCCCGGGCTGCCTGTCCGACGGCACCGAATGCCAGGCCAATGAGACCGTCAGCTGCCTGGGCGCCGAGAACCACTGCGTCTACTTTGCTGGATCCATCACAACTG GCACCCGGAATTACACCTACGCCGTGCGCGGCTGTGCCACCAAAAGCACCTGTGTCAGCAAGGTGGGGGTGTACAAGCTGCCGGGGGTCTTCACCGACATCGTGATCACGTCCGAATGCAGCCCGGCCCCCACACCCGGCCCCAAGCAGAGCACTTAG